The following proteins come from a genomic window of Pseudomonas sp. J452:
- a CDS encoding SDR family NAD(P)-dependent oxidoreductase: MRNSITLITGASRGLGRNAALHLARHGHDLIITYNSGKAEAAAVVAEVHALGRQAVALPLDVSNSASFSAFAEQVRAALATTWQRDSFDALLNNAGIGIHASFAETSEEQFDQLMNIQLKGTFFLTQKLLPLLADNGRILNVSTGLARFALPGFAAYAAMKGGIEVLTRYLAKELGGRGIRVNVIAPGAIETDFGGGAVRDNQQLNDFLASQTALGRVGLPDDIGKAIVMLLSEEAGWINAQRVEVSGGMFI; this comes from the coding sequence ATGCGCAACTCCATCACGCTGATTACCGGCGCCAGCCGTGGCCTGGGCCGGAACGCTGCCCTGCACCTGGCCCGTCATGGCCATGACCTGATCATCACCTACAACAGCGGCAAGGCCGAGGCCGCCGCGGTGGTTGCCGAAGTCCACGCCCTCGGCCGCCAGGCTGTCGCGCTGCCGCTGGATGTGAGCAACAGTGCCAGCTTCAGCGCCTTCGCCGAGCAGGTGCGCGCGGCGCTGGCCACCACCTGGCAGCGCGACAGTTTCGATGCGCTGCTCAACAACGCCGGTATCGGCATTCACGCGTCGTTCGCCGAAACCAGCGAAGAGCAGTTCGACCAACTGATGAATATCCAGCTCAAGGGCACCTTCTTCCTAACTCAGAAACTGTTGCCGTTGCTGGCCGACAACGGGCGCATCCTCAACGTCTCTACTGGCCTGGCGCGCTTCGCCCTGCCGGGCTTCGCTGCCTACGCGGCGATGAAGGGTGGTATCGAGGTGCTCACCCGCTACCTGGCCAAGGAGCTGGGCGGACGCGGCATCCGCGTCAACGTGATCGCACCGGGGGCTATCGAGACCGACTTCGGTGGCGGCGCGGTGCGCGACAACCAGCAGCTCAACGATTTCCTCGCCAGCCAGACGGCCCTGGGCCGGGTCGGCCTACCGGACGATATCGGCAAGGCCATCGTCATGCTGCTCTCGGAGGAGGCTGGTTGGATCAATGCGCAGCGGGTCGAGGTGTCCGGCGGCATGTTTATCTGA
- a CDS encoding LysR family transcriptional regulator, whose protein sequence is MEQLKRMALFATVVDRGSMVGAAEVLGMTASAVSQQIRKLEESTQVSLLHRTTRKLTLTEAGASFYESCAQVLALAEQAEQRLAELRDAPVGELRIAAPVGFSGPLITEALAPLLRAHPGLSLRLFFHDEQIDLIEQRIDLAIRVGSQEDSSLVARHLGDWRMLLCVAPAYLARCGTIHGPEQLSGLDWLSLTHDRAQQLNLHGPGGAQQHLRLESRVACNNILAVRQFTLAGMGVSAQPEPEVREQLASGQLLVLLPDWQPAPLGIHLVTPRRDAQPAKVRYAIEALRRSLLAR, encoded by the coding sequence ATGGAGCAGCTCAAGCGCATGGCGCTGTTCGCCACGGTGGTCGATCGGGGCTCGATGGTCGGCGCCGCCGAGGTGCTGGGCATGACGGCTTCGGCGGTCAGCCAGCAGATCCGCAAGCTGGAAGAGAGCACGCAGGTCAGCCTGCTGCACCGCACCACGCGCAAGCTGACCCTGACCGAGGCCGGTGCCAGCTTCTATGAAAGTTGCGCCCAGGTGCTGGCCCTGGCCGAACAGGCCGAGCAGCGTCTGGCCGAGCTGCGTGATGCGCCGGTAGGTGAATTGCGCATCGCCGCGCCGGTAGGTTTTTCCGGTCCTCTGATTACCGAAGCCCTGGCGCCGCTGCTGCGCGCCCATCCGGGGTTGAGCCTGCGGCTGTTCTTCCACGATGAGCAGATCGACCTGATCGAGCAGCGCATCGACCTGGCCATCCGCGTTGGCAGTCAGGAGGATTCCAGCCTGGTCGCTCGCCATCTGGGTGACTGGCGCATGCTGCTGTGCGTGGCCCCGGCCTATCTGGCGCGCTGTGGCACGATCCACGGCCCCGAGCAGCTCAGTGGTCTGGACTGGCTGAGCCTGACCCACGACCGTGCCCAGCAGCTCAACCTGCACGGGCCGGGCGGCGCCCAGCAGCATCTGCGTCTGGAGAGCCGGGTGGCCTGTAATAACATTCTGGCGGTACGCCAGTTCACCCTGGCCGGCATGGGCGTTTCCGCCCAGCCGGAGCCGGAAGTGCGCGAGCAACTGGCCAGTGGTCAATTGCTGGTGCTGCTGCCTGACTGGCAGCCGGCGCCGCTCGGTATCCACCTGGTTACCCCGCGCCGCGATGCCCAGCCGGCCAAGGTACGCTATGCCATCGAGGCCCTGCGCCGTAGCCTGCTGGCTCGCTAA
- a CDS encoding PA4780 family RIO1-like protein kinase, protein MKTPKRLEPVLEDGLIDEVIRPLMSGKEAAVYVVRCGTELRCAKVYKEANKRGFRQAAEYQEGRKTRNTRDARAMAKGSKHGRKEQEEAWQNAEVAALFRLAAAGVRVPTPYDYMDGVLLMELVGDGSGDVAPRLNDVDLLPDDAREFHAFMIGEIVKMLCAGLVHGDLSEFNVLLGPEGPVIIDLPQAVDAAANNHAFSMLERDVRNMAEYFGQFAPELLYTKYAKEMWALFEAGKLTPESPLTGEFDEPEEEADVEAVMREIKAALAEQARLEALRNAEDAPRDEPPPPPWAS, encoded by the coding sequence ATGAAGACCCCGAAACGCCTGGAACCCGTGCTTGAAGATGGTTTGATCGACGAGGTGATCCGTCCGCTGATGAGCGGCAAGGAGGCCGCCGTGTATGTCGTGCGCTGCGGCACCGAGTTGCGCTGCGCCAAGGTCTACAAGGAAGCCAACAAGCGCGGCTTCCGCCAGGCCGCCGAGTACCAGGAAGGCCGCAAGACCCGCAACACCCGCGACGCCCGGGCCATGGCCAAGGGCAGCAAGCACGGCCGCAAGGAACAGGAAGAGGCCTGGCAGAACGCCGAAGTGGCCGCCCTGTTCCGCCTGGCCGCCGCCGGTGTGCGGGTACCTACGCCCTACGATTACATGGACGGCGTGCTACTTATGGAACTGGTCGGCGACGGTAGCGGCGATGTCGCCCCGCGCCTGAACGATGTCGACCTGTTGCCCGACGATGCCCGCGAGTTTCATGCCTTTATGATCGGCGAGATCGTCAAGATGCTGTGCGCCGGCCTGGTGCATGGCGACCTCTCCGAATTCAACGTGCTCCTCGGCCCGGAAGGCCCGGTGATCATCGACTTGCCGCAGGCGGTGGACGCGGCGGCGAACAACCATGCCTTCAGCATGCTCGAGCGCGATGTGCGCAACATGGCCGAATATTTCGGCCAGTTCGCCCCCGAGTTGCTCTACACCAAGTACGCCAAGGAGATGTGGGCGCTGTTCGAGGCCGGCAAGCTGACCCCGGAAAGCCCGCTGACCGGCGAGTTCGACGAGCCGGAAGAAGAGGCCGACGTCGAGGCGGTGATGCGCGAGATCAAGGCTGCCCTGGCCGAACAGGCGCGCCTGGAAGCCCTGCGCAATGCCGAAGACGCCCCGCGTGACGAGCCCCCGCCGCCGCCCTGGGCCAGCTGA
- a CDS encoding TonB-dependent siderophore receptor, which translates to MHRHHLSPLAAAIAVGLCFAHTAYADDTQTAAEPTDGTVQLQATQVDAQGLKGQATTEGTQSYTTGAMTTGTKLPLSIRETPQSVSVITRQRIEDQGMEDLNDVVKYTPGLTVNQYGPARQSYKARGFEVDNIMYDGLPTSISTYTQDVISAADLAMYDRVEIVRGATGLMQGAGNPAAAINLVRKRPTATPQASISGSAGSWDTYRTEVDVSGPLNSEGTIRGRAVTAYQTNGSFQDYVSGERGLLYAITEMDVTDATTLTVGASYQNDNKNDNWVGLPSKPGGEDLGFDRDTYYGADWSYWDTKTTQLFSDIEHRFDNDWKLKLAMNKMWGRIHMLGMYNSCYYTACDTIDQGGGQYVYTDDHSSYDAVASGPFQLLGREHELVVGTSYREEAFDGHGGWGDVLYSDGSGAAVGFDPDDWDPSNTDKPSYNMRLWGLKTDETQTGTYVTSRFNVADPLKVIVGARLDWHEFATETSSYKVTRNLTRYAGVIYDLNETYSVYTSYTDIFKPQQALDASGSVLKPIEGENYEIGLKGEYLDGAVNASVALFQVDQLNRAVDDTSGPTPCPSNPTSPYCQRASGKVRSQGLDFEVSGALTENWNASASYTYVEAKYQQDANEANEGEYFDPTIPRHLYKLATVYNLPGELHQWRVGGDVLSQSSTESPQGYEQEDYSLVGLMVGYKVNEHIDTRVNINNLFDKHYYSGIDFGNLNYGAPRNAMFSVKWTL; encoded by the coding sequence ATGCATCGCCATCATCTGTCGCCGCTGGCCGCCGCCATCGCGGTCGGCCTGTGCTTCGCCCACACCGCCTACGCCGACGACACCCAGACCGCCGCGGAGCCGACTGATGGCACCGTGCAGCTGCAGGCCACTCAGGTCGACGCGCAAGGCCTCAAGGGCCAGGCCACCACCGAAGGCACCCAGTCCTACACCACCGGCGCAATGACCACCGGCACCAAGCTGCCGTTGTCGATCCGCGAGACCCCGCAGTCGGTCAGCGTGATCACCCGTCAGCGCATCGAAGACCAGGGCATGGAAGACCTCAATGATGTGGTCAAGTACACCCCCGGCCTGACCGTCAACCAGTACGGCCCGGCCCGCCAGAGCTACAAGGCGCGCGGCTTCGAAGTCGACAACATCATGTACGACGGCCTGCCAACCAGCATCTCCACCTACACTCAGGACGTCATCTCCGCTGCCGACCTGGCCATGTACGACCGCGTCGAGATCGTCCGCGGCGCCACCGGCCTGATGCAGGGTGCCGGCAACCCGGCCGCCGCCATCAACCTGGTGCGCAAGCGTCCGACCGCCACCCCGCAAGCCAGCATCAGCGGCAGCGCCGGTTCCTGGGACACCTACCGCACCGAAGTCGACGTTTCCGGCCCGCTGAACAGCGAAGGCACCATTCGCGGTCGCGCCGTAACCGCCTACCAAACCAACGGTAGCTTCCAGGACTACGTCAGCGGCGAGCGCGGCCTGCTCTATGCCATCACCGAGATGGACGTGACCGACGCCACCACCCTGACGGTCGGTGCCTCGTACCAGAACGACAACAAGAACGACAACTGGGTCGGCCTGCCGAGCAAGCCGGGCGGCGAAGATCTCGGCTTCGACCGCGACACCTATTACGGTGCGGACTGGTCCTACTGGGATACCAAGACCACCCAGCTGTTCAGCGACATCGAGCACCGCTTCGACAACGACTGGAAGCTGAAGCTGGCGATGAACAAGATGTGGGGGCGCATCCACATGCTGGGCATGTACAACAGCTGCTACTACACCGCCTGCGACACCATCGACCAGGGTGGCGGCCAGTACGTCTACACCGACGACCACAGCAGCTACGACGCCGTCGCCTCCGGCCCGTTCCAGTTGCTCGGTCGCGAGCATGAGCTGGTCGTCGGCACCAGCTACCGCGAAGAAGCCTTCGACGGCCACGGTGGCTGGGGCGATGTTCTGTACTCAGACGGCAGCGGCGCGGCCGTTGGCTTCGACCCAGATGACTGGGACCCAAGCAACACCGACAAGCCGAGCTACAACATGCGCCTGTGGGGTCTGAAGACCGACGAAACCCAGACCGGCACTTACGTCACCAGCCGCTTCAACGTCGCCGATCCGCTGAAGGTAATCGTCGGTGCCCGTCTCGATTGGCACGAGTTCGCCACCGAGACCTCCAGCTACAAGGTCACCCGCAACCTGACCCGCTACGCCGGGGTGATCTACGACCTGAACGAGACCTACTCGGTCTACACCAGCTACACCGACATCTTCAAACCGCAGCAGGCCCTCGACGCCAGCGGCAGCGTACTCAAGCCCATCGAAGGCGAAAACTACGAGATCGGCCTGAAGGGCGAGTATCTGGACGGCGCGGTGAATGCCAGCGTAGCGCTGTTCCAGGTCGACCAGCTGAACCGCGCCGTCGACGACACCAGCGGCCCGACCCCGTGCCCGAGCAACCCGACTTCGCCTTACTGCCAGCGTGCATCAGGCAAGGTGCGCAGCCAGGGTCTCGACTTCGAAGTCAGTGGTGCGCTGACCGAGAACTGGAACGCCAGCGCGTCGTACACCTACGTCGAAGCCAAGTACCAGCAGGATGCCAACGAGGCCAACGAAGGCGAGTACTTCGACCCGACCATCCCGCGTCATCTGTACAAGCTGGCCACTGTCTACAACCTGCCGGGCGAGCTGCACCAGTGGCGCGTCGGTGGCGACGTGCTCAGCCAGAGCTCGACCGAGAGCCCGCAAGGCTACGAGCAGGAGGACTACTCCCTGGTCGGCCTGATGGTGGGCTACAAGGTCAATGAGCACATCGACACCCGCGTCAACATCAACAACCTGTTCGACAAGCACTATTACAGTGGCATCGACTTCGGCAACCTGAACTACGGCGCGCCACGCAACGCCATGTTCAGCGTGAAGTGGACGCTGTAA
- a CDS encoding NAD(P)-dependent oxidoreductase, whose amino-acid sequence MKIALIGATGYVGAALLEEALNRGHQVTALVRHPEKLPQHASLTAVQADVHDVDALSAQLRGHDAVLSAFNPGWGNAEIRQQFIAGSQAIVAATKAAGVTRLLVVGGAGSLFVAPGLQLIDTPDFPAEYKEGAEGARQVLNQLREEHELQWTFLSPAALLQPGPRTGKFRLGSEQLLMNGDAPGHISVADLAVALLDETEQPQHIRQRFTLAY is encoded by the coding sequence ATGAAAATCGCCCTGATCGGCGCCACCGGTTATGTCGGCGCCGCCCTGCTCGAAGAAGCCCTCAACCGCGGCCACCAGGTCACCGCCCTGGTGCGCCATCCGGAGAAGCTGCCGCAACATGCCAGCCTCACCGCCGTGCAGGCCGACGTGCATGACGTCGACGCGCTGAGTGCGCAACTGCGTGGCCACGATGCCGTGCTCAGCGCCTTCAACCCCGGCTGGGGCAACGCCGAGATCCGCCAGCAGTTCATCGCCGGCAGCCAGGCCATCGTCGCCGCTACCAAGGCCGCTGGCGTTACCCGCCTGCTGGTGGTCGGCGGTGCCGGCAGCCTGTTCGTTGCCCCCGGCCTGCAGCTGATCGACACGCCGGACTTCCCCGCCGAGTACAAGGAAGGTGCCGAAGGCGCACGCCAGGTGCTCAACCAGCTGCGCGAGGAGCATGAGCTGCAGTGGACCTTCCTTTCCCCCGCCGCCCTGCTGCAACCGGGCCCGCGTACCGGCAAGTTCCGCCTCGGCAGCGAACAGCTGCTGATGAACGGCGACGCCCCCGGGCACATCTCGGTAGCTGACCTGGCCGTGGCCCTGCTCGATGAAACCGAGCAGCCGCAGCACATCCGCCAGCGTTTCACCCTGGCCTATTGA
- a CDS encoding EamA family transporter, translated as MSVPHILLALLVTLIWGVNFVVIKVGLQDFPPLLFCALRFALAAFPLLFLRGPLPAPGWRIVQIGLLLGVLKFGLLFVGMHLGMPAGLSSLVLQSQVFFTVLIAAVLLGERPTARALCGLLLAAAGLLLIGWQRPLGNSLLAFALVVAAALAWACANIATKRSGASDMLRLICWVSLVPVLPLLGLSYLFEGQQAITTALTQASWSGVGALLYIAFLATTIGFAIWSFLLRRYPASLVAPFALAVPVSGLLAGWLLLGESLTAQGWLACVLVFGGLAVTVLPAGLFRRGARVPVG; from the coding sequence ATGTCTGTGCCGCATATCCTCCTGGCCCTGCTGGTTACCCTGATCTGGGGCGTCAACTTCGTGGTGATCAAGGTCGGCCTGCAGGACTTTCCGCCGCTGCTGTTCTGCGCCCTGCGTTTCGCCCTGGCGGCGTTTCCGCTGTTGTTCCTGCGTGGGCCGCTGCCGGCGCCCGGCTGGCGCATCGTGCAGATCGGCCTGTTGCTTGGGGTGCTCAAGTTCGGCCTGCTGTTCGTCGGCATGCACCTGGGCATGCCGGCCGGGCTGTCGTCGCTGGTGCTGCAGAGCCAGGTGTTCTTCACCGTGCTGATAGCCGCCGTGCTGCTGGGTGAACGGCCCACTGCACGGGCGCTGTGCGGTTTGCTGCTGGCGGCAGCTGGCCTGCTGTTGATCGGCTGGCAGCGGCCGCTGGGTAACAGCCTGCTGGCTTTCGCCCTGGTGGTCGCCGCCGCACTGGCCTGGGCCTGCGCCAATATCGCCACCAAGCGCTCCGGTGCCAGCGACATGCTGCGCCTGATCTGTTGGGTCAGCCTGGTACCGGTACTGCCGCTGTTGGGCCTGTCCTACCTGTTCGAGGGGCAGCAGGCGATCACCACGGCGTTGACCCAGGCCAGCTGGAGCGGTGTCGGCGCGTTGCTGTATATCGCCTTTCTCGCTACCACCATCGGCTTCGCCATCTGGAGTTTCCTGCTGCGCCGTTACCCGGCCAGCCTGGTTGCACCCTTTGCCCTGGCGGTGCCGGTATCGGGGCTGCTGGCCGGCTGGTTGCTGCTCGGCGAGTCGCTGACCGCGCAGGGTTGGTTGGCGTGTGTGCTGGTGTTTGGCGGCCTTGCGGTCACCGTGCTACCGGCCGGGCTGTTCAGACGAGGTGCGCGCGTACCAGTTGGCTGA
- a CDS encoding LysR family transcriptional regulator, giving the protein MDRLQAMLVFVRVAELASFTRAAESLGQPKASVSNLVQYLENHLGTRLLQRTTRRVQLTQDGQACYERCKDLLADADELATLFQLDAGQLRGRLRVDMGQALARDLVLPHLPAFLAEHPQLELELSCTDRRVDLIREGFDCVVRVGSLVDAGLIARPLGQMVQVNCASPAYLARHGTPQSLADLAEHRLVHYVPTLGSKPSGWEVWENATTRFIEMPGSLTVSSTDAYTQACLAGLGIIQVPLVGVRPYLASGQLVEILPAQRAAPMPVSLLYPHRRNLSKRVQVFMDWLSQLVRAHLV; this is encoded by the coding sequence ATGGATCGCCTGCAAGCCATGCTCGTTTTTGTCCGCGTCGCCGAGCTGGCCAGTTTCACCCGCGCCGCCGAAAGCCTGGGGCAGCCCAAGGCCAGCGTGTCGAACCTGGTGCAGTACCTGGAAAACCACCTCGGCACCCGCCTGCTGCAGCGCACCACCCGGCGCGTGCAACTGACCCAGGACGGCCAGGCCTGCTACGAGCGCTGCAAGGATCTGCTGGCCGACGCCGACGAACTGGCCACCCTGTTCCAGCTCGACGCCGGCCAGCTGCGTGGGCGTCTGCGGGTGGACATGGGCCAGGCCCTGGCCCGCGACCTGGTGTTGCCGCATTTGCCGGCCTTCCTCGCCGAACACCCACAGCTGGAGCTGGAGCTGAGCTGCACCGATCGACGCGTCGACCTGATTCGCGAGGGCTTCGATTGCGTGGTGCGCGTCGGCAGCCTGGTGGATGCCGGGCTGATCGCCAGGCCACTGGGGCAGATGGTGCAGGTCAACTGTGCCAGTCCGGCCTACCTGGCGCGCCACGGTACACCGCAGAGCCTGGCCGACCTGGCCGAGCACCGCCTGGTGCACTACGTACCGACCCTGGGCAGCAAGCCCTCCGGCTGGGAAGTCTGGGAAAACGCCACGACTCGCTTCATCGAGATGCCGGGCAGCCTCACGGTCAGCAGCACCGATGCCTACACCCAGGCCTGCCTGGCCGGTCTCGGCATCATCCAGGTACCGCTGGTCGGCGTGCGCCCCTATCTGGCCAGCGGCCAACTGGTGGAGATACTGCCGGCCCAGCGTGCCGCCCCCATGCCGGTATCACTGCTCTACCCGCATCGGCGCAACCTGTCGAAGCGCGTCCAGGTGTTCATGGACTGGCTCAGCCAACTGGTACGCGCGCACCTCGTCTGA
- the cueR gene encoding Cu(I)-responsive transcriptional regulator: MNIGQAAKHSGLSAKMIRYYESIGLLRPAGRSDSGYRLYGAQDLHVLAFIKRSRDLGFSLEEVGKLLTLWQDRQRASADVKALALRHIDELNRKITELSALRDTLGELAEHCQGDHRPDCPILRDLESSCCSGHNG, translated from the coding sequence ATGAATATCGGCCAAGCAGCCAAACACAGCGGTCTTAGCGCCAAGATGATCCGCTACTACGAGTCCATCGGCCTGCTGCGCCCGGCCGGGCGCAGTGACAGCGGCTACCGCCTGTACGGCGCCCAGGACCTGCATGTACTGGCCTTTATCAAGCGCTCGCGCGACCTGGGTTTCTCCCTGGAGGAAGTCGGCAAGCTGCTGACCCTGTGGCAGGACCGCCAGCGCGCCAGCGCCGACGTGAAGGCCCTGGCGCTGCGCCATATCGATGAGCTGAACCGCAAGATCACGGAACTGAGCGCCCTGCGCGACACCCTCGGCGAACTGGCCGAGCATTGCCAGGGCGACCACCGACCGGACTGCCCGATCCTGCGGGATCTGGAGTCGAGCTGCTGCAGTGGGCACAACGGCTAA
- the bfr gene encoding bacterioferritin: protein MQGQAEVVEYLKDLLRGELAARDQYFLHSRMYQDWGFTKLYERLNHEMEEETEHADALLQRILFLEATPDMTPKAIQPGATVPDMLRADLKLEYEVREALSKGMTLCEKHKDYISRDMLGLQLKDTEEDHAYWLEQQLGLIDRVGLQNYLQSQA from the coding sequence ATGCAAGGCCAGGCTGAAGTCGTCGAATATCTCAAGGATCTGCTGCGTGGCGAGCTTGCCGCCCGCGACCAGTATTTCCTGCATTCGCGCATGTATCAGGACTGGGGCTTCACCAAGCTCTATGAACGCCTCAACCACGAGATGGAGGAGGAGACCGAGCACGCCGATGCCCTGCTGCAGCGCATCCTGTTTCTCGAAGCCACCCCGGACATGACACCCAAGGCGATCCAGCCGGGCGCCACCGTGCCGGACATGCTGCGTGCCGACCTCAAGCTGGAATACGAGGTGCGCGAAGCCCTGAGCAAGGGCATGACCCTGTGCGAGAAGCACAAGGACTACATCAGCCGCGACATGCTCGGCCTGCAGCTGAAAGACACCGAGGAAGACCACGCCTACTGGCTTGAACAGCAGCTCGGCCTGATCGACCGCGTCGGCTTGCAGAACTACCTGCAATCGCAGGCCTGA
- a CDS encoding heavy metal translocating P-type ATPase produces the protein MNSTAPLTRFDLPLSGMTCASCAGRIERALGKVAGAQTISVNLASERAQLDAPAGSLPSLIASVHQAGYGVPLQSIELQLGGMTCASCAGRIERALGKVPGVQSVSVNLASERARVEWLAGSSSSALIAAVEAAGYSACLLDSTPPRDPQIALRRERLAVLLALALAAPLVVPMLAEWFGLHWMLPAWVQFALATPVQFILGARFYVAAWKAVRAGSGNMDLLVALGTSAGYGLSLYLWATAGPQAMPHLYFEASAVVIALVLLGKYLESRAKRQTSAAIRALEALRPERATRLRDGIEEDVALNALRLDDLVVVRPGERFPVDGLVSDGQSQADEALISGESLPVAKQVGDRITGGAINGDGRLIVRTTALGSETVLAQIIRLVEDAQAGKAPIQKLVDRVSAVFVPAVLLIAALTLAGWLLAGAGVEQALINAVAVLVIACPCALGLATPAAIMAGTGVAARHGILIKDAEALELAHKVSVVAFDKTGTLTSGQPSIVHLAANGIDEAELLRLAGGLQQGSEHPLAHAVLQAARERQLALPAVTDSQALSGRGIQGQIEGRQLLLGNQRLLDELGLHSPLQATAAEWEAEGRTLSWLLERAPQPRVLGLLAFGDSLKPGAAEAIAALRERGIHSHLISGDNAGSANAVGRALGIEQVHAQVLPADKAAHITALKREGAVVAMVGDGINDAPALAAADVGIAMGGGTDVAMHAAGITLMRGDPRLVAAALEISRRTWRKIQQNLFWAFIYNLVGIPLAAAGLLNPMVAGAAMALSSVSVVSNALLLNTWKP, from the coding sequence ATGAACAGTACCGCCCCCCTCACCCGTTTCGACCTGCCCCTGAGCGGCATGACCTGCGCCAGCTGTGCCGGACGCATCGAGCGCGCGCTGGGCAAGGTGGCTGGCGCACAGACCATCAGCGTCAACCTGGCCAGCGAACGCGCCCAGCTCGACGCGCCGGCCGGCAGCCTGCCGAGCCTGATCGCCTCCGTGCACCAGGCCGGCTATGGCGTGCCCCTGCAATCCATAGAGCTGCAGCTTGGCGGCATGACCTGCGCCAGCTGTGCCGGGCGCATCGAGCGCGCGCTGGGCAAAGTGCCCGGGGTCCAATCCGTCAGCGTCAACCTGGCCAGCGAGCGCGCCCGCGTCGAGTGGCTGGCGGGTTCGTCCAGCAGCGCGCTGATCGCCGCCGTCGAGGCCGCCGGTTATTCGGCATGCCTGCTCGACAGTACGCCGCCGCGCGACCCGCAGATCGCCCTGCGCCGCGAACGCCTGGCCGTGCTGCTGGCACTCGCCCTGGCCGCGCCGCTGGTGGTGCCGATGCTGGCCGAGTGGTTCGGCCTGCACTGGATGCTGCCGGCCTGGGTGCAGTTCGCCCTGGCCACCCCGGTGCAGTTCATCCTCGGCGCGCGCTTCTATGTCGCCGCCTGGAAGGCCGTACGTGCCGGCAGCGGCAATATGGACCTGCTGGTCGCCCTCGGCACCAGCGCCGGCTACGGCCTGAGCCTGTACCTGTGGGCCACGGCCGGGCCCCAGGCGATGCCGCATCTGTATTTCGAAGCCTCGGCAGTGGTCATCGCCCTGGTGCTGCTCGGCAAGTACCTGGAAAGCCGCGCCAAACGCCAGACCAGTGCGGCCATTCGCGCGCTCGAAGCCCTGCGCCCGGAACGCGCCACCCGCCTACGCGACGGTATCGAAGAAGACGTCGCGCTGAACGCATTGCGCCTGGATGACCTGGTGGTGGTGCGCCCCGGCGAACGCTTCCCGGTGGACGGCCTCGTCAGCGACGGCCAGAGCCAGGCCGACGAGGCGCTGATCAGCGGGGAAAGCCTGCCGGTCGCCAAGCAGGTGGGCGACCGCATTACCGGTGGCGCGATCAATGGCGACGGCCGGCTGATCGTGCGCACCACTGCGCTCGGCAGCGAAACCGTGCTGGCGCAGATCATCCGCCTAGTGGAGGACGCCCAGGCCGGCAAGGCGCCGATCCAGAAACTGGTGGACCGGGTCAGCGCGGTGTTCGTGCCGGCCGTGCTGCTGATTGCCGCGCTGACCCTGGCCGGCTGGCTGCTGGCCGGCGCCGGGGTGGAACAGGCGCTGATCAATGCCGTGGCGGTGCTGGTGATCGCCTGCCCCTGCGCCCTCGGCCTGGCCACACCGGCGGCGATCATGGCCGGCACCGGCGTGGCGGCACGCCACGGCATCCTGATCAAGGACGCCGAAGCCCTGGAGCTGGCGCACAAGGTCAGCGTGGTGGCCTTCGACAAGACCGGCACCCTCACCTCGGGCCAGCCGAGCATCGTCCACCTGGCCGCCAACGGCATCGATGAGGCCGAACTGCTGCGCCTGGCCGGCGGCCTGCAGCAAGGCAGCGAGCATCCACTGGCGCACGCCGTGCTGCAAGCCGCGCGGGAACGCCAGCTTGCCCTGCCCGCAGTAACCGATAGCCAGGCCCTCAGCGGGCGCGGCATCCAGGGCCAGATCGAAGGCCGCCAGTTGCTGCTCGGCAACCAGCGCCTGCTCGACGAACTGGGCCTGCACAGCCCGCTGCAGGCCACTGCCGCCGAGTGGGAAGCCGAAGGCCGCACCCTGTCCTGGCTGCTGGAGCGCGCACCGCAACCGCGCGTGCTGGGCCTGTTGGCTTTTGGCGACAGTCTCAAGCCGGGCGCTGCCGAGGCTATCGCCGCCCTGCGCGAGCGCGGCATCCACAGCCACCTGATCAGCGGCGACAACGCCGGCAGCGCCAATGCCGTGGGCCGCGCCCTGGGCATCGAACAGGTGCATGCCCAGGTGCTGCCGGCGGACAAGGCCGCACATATCACCGCTCTGAAACGCGAGGGTGCGGTGGTGGCCATGGTCGGCGACGGTATCAACGATGCTCCGGCCCTGGCCGCCGCCGATGTCGGCATCGCCATGGGCGGCGGCACCGACGTGGCCATGCACGCGGCCGGCATCACCCTGATGCGCGGCGACCCGCGCCTGGTGGCGGCGGCGCTGGAGATCAGCCGGCGCACCTGGCGCAAGATCCAGCAGAACCTGTTCTGGGCCTTCATCTACAACCTGGTGGGCATTCCGCTGGCAGCCGCGGGCCTGCTCAACCCGATGGTCGCCGGCGCGGCCATGGCCCTGTCCAGCGTCAGCGTAGTGAGCAACGCCCTGCTGCTGAATACCTGGAAACCGTAG